Within Wyeomyia smithii strain HCP4-BCI-WySm-NY-G18 chromosome 2, ASM2978416v1, whole genome shotgun sequence, the genomic segment gattcaatagtaaataaacaaaaccgCCAACTTTCATTGCGGAAGTACATAAAACGCAGTGGAGCTGCGTATATTTCGTCGTCTAACAAAAAGTTGGAGTTGGACAGGGCACTGACTAGGTTTATAATTAAAGATATTCAACCGTTGTCTATTGTTGACGACACAGGGTTTGCCGACTTTGTTCGAACCCTCGATCCCCGTTATCCGATGCCCAGCAGAAGGCATCTTCGGGATGTATTACTCGATAAAGCTTACAACAATACTGTAGGACACATTTACGATATTTTGAGGCCTATCAAGTGAGTATATTTCTTGTGAATAATTTCCACGAATTTAACAGTACAGTTCACACTCAagttttacacgtttttttacgacgattttctACAAAACGCGGTTTCTGATAACGATCGAAACGCTGTAGTTTTTTTATAACgcataatttttcaaataaaatcggGGTTTGATCCCTATCGCGATTCAATGTAGTTTTTACAGCGTTAGTATTTCCCGTATCAAAAAGACTTGAGTGTTTTCTGTTATGTCGGTGATCGAATCAAATGCAATTTTTTAATGTACATTATATTCAGATTCATTGCAATAACCTTCGATGGCTGGACGAGCCGTACAACGCAGAGCTACTTGGTTATTACGGCTCATTTTTTGCTGGACAGTGGGCTAGCAGTTGTGACTCTAGCTGTTCAACCAATACAATCACGGGCAACCAGCAAAAATTTGAAAGCTTTGGTTAACAGCGTTCTCAGCAAGTTTCCTGGTGTCAGCGTTATGTGCGCGGTAACGGACTGTGGATCGAATATGATACAGACATGTGAATTGCTAAAGGTAACGGCTTCAATCTCTGAATTCTAATATTTTATCTACAAACTATATCAAATAACTTTATTTAATTGTTGTTCACGAGAATGCAGTGCTGTTTCGAATTCATCGCGTACTAAAAAAAGTTTCCGTGAATATAACAGACTGGTTGTTGGATGAAATGTTAGAAATCAGTGTTTTTTGTTGGACAATGTTCTGACAATAAATACTGTTTTTCATCTTTTCACCAAATCCACAGTTTCGTAAGATTCACGACTTTTTTTAGTAGGTAATGAAATCTAAACAGCACAATAATACCGAGTGCACACTGcacgtttcgaaaaaaaatctcctATATCAtcattactagctgacccggcaaatttcatcatttttttaaatttaattatttcatacaTTTTTCCATGTACTTCCAAAGATTTACCTTGCGGTTcatttatagtctgcaaatgcatgacgaatcgacGATGCGTTTAAACTCTAAAGACAAattgtttaaaatgattggtttcatcggaaTGAGAACATCTTCGTCCTAGAATTTGTCTTAGAGTGTCGTTGTTTTCAGATGCTCTACGTTAAATCCGGCCTGCTTCAGATTTCGAAGCATGTTTCGTTGGATAGTTGATTACTTTTTCGTGATTATTCGTACAATCTACTGATTTTTTCGCACAATATGTTAATTTCCATGAAATTCGCTTTTTaagatacactaaggtcgctttttacgcgttttttttacgcgggtttttttttacgcggattccggaatttacgcggattccggaatttacgcggtttttttacgcggattccggaatttacgcggtttttttacgcggattccggactttacgcggttttttttacgcggattccggaatttacgcggttttttttacgcggcacgtatcccccgcgtaacaagcgactttagtgtaatattcatatcgtcggcatcTTTGTTTTCGCCGCCCAACATTTCAAGTGCACTCAATCATGGGACACATGCTCATGAGTGATATTCGGGAACACATTTgtaatgagtttttctttagtCCATTATCAATGGTAGAAACGGAATCAATACATAAATCTCGATAATTGTTCCGACAAAATTTCGGTAGTGGTTATTCCTATTAGATCACATGCGGGTGATGTTCATTAAAACGCTCGTGTGCTGTTGGTTCTAGACgaaatttagtttattttccctTTCAACTTAAGCTATGCGCTTAGCGATGACCGGCAGCATCAGCATAAAGTGTTCGATGGTACGACTTCAGTACAGTCACTTCAAACCTACGTCTGGACATCCGCTGTTTAtagaacttattgaacacctcaTGCCACACATCGCGCAGCTATCGAAGCCATCCTCCTTACTGCAAAAGATACAAGAATTTTGATTTGTTGGGACCAGGTACCCCGTTGGGCACGTAAGGGTGCTTTTTTGTCGGGCGCATAACGGTCAAGTCTGGTTGAGAAGAAAAATGATGACAATTCGTGATCACTGGTGTCGTGTTTTTTCATCCCTAGCTGTGTTTGTTGATAACATTCAAATTTTCCTTTATTATTGATATTTCTATTATTTCCATCATTATTGTTATTCTTGGTTGAATActcaatgctcatgctcatgcccATTATTGTTATTCTTGGATGAAGAAATATATAAATAATTTATGTCAACTATATTTCTATGATTTTTGGCTGTGTATAATTCCAGATGAGGAATATGCCATGTGCTGCGCATAAGATACAGCGCATCGTAGTGATTGCCATTGCGAAAACGGAATCGTTTTTAGATGCAAAGAAGGAAGAAAATTTGCTCGAAGGTCTTTTTGTCGATGACGAATATGACGCCATAACGCATAATGAGTCTGTGTCAGTGTATGCTGTGATtgcaaaacttaaaaaaattgcCACTTTTTTCCACCATAGTTCGTCTGCCAATAGGCTTCTCGAACAGGAAATGGCGAAGAGAGGACAACAGCCTATGAAATTGATGCAGCCGTGTAAAACACACTGGAACTCATTATTCTATTTGCTTGAAAGCGCACAAAAAATTGGAGATCCATTATATCAAGTACTTTACCAATGTGACAAATGGGAGCTAAAACTCAATCTGGCGGAAGAGCATTTGATACCCCAAATATTACGTATTTTGAAGCCTTTCGTTACGGCAACGACAAAATTGAGTGGAGACTCGTACCCCACTATCAATTTGGTTATTCCAACTACAAAGCAAATTTTGGTGGATCTAGAAAATTTGCAGCGAACCGAAGAAAATGACCTGTTTGAAGCAGGAGACACGATTAAAGTTACGGGAGACGAATGTGTCAAAATTGAAAGTCGAGACGCGCTTCGATTTTTGGAAGACATACAAACTCTAACTAAAGAGCGAATGATGGAGTATGAAATACGCACAATCACTGGGTGAGTTAGAAGCATAATTACCACATTATTAAGAAACTCTGACTAGCTAGTAGTTGTTTGCTTCTGTTTGGCTTCTGTTAGTAAGTTTTCACCAATAGACAATCATTATTTAGAAACCacccaaaaaatgaaaaagataaATTTCTATTAATAAGAATATTATCTTATTTTGCCTGAGAATAACCTGATATTTTCTCTTTTGTTTCAGAATCAGCACGATACTAGACCCAAGGTTTAAGAAACATGCGTTCGTTTCAGAGGGGAACTATAGGACAATGGCAGAACGATTAAAAGAAGAGCTAAAAGCAGAAATTGTTGCGGCTAATACTCGAATGCGTGCAGAGCGATCTGATATTTCAATATCTCGCCCCACTAAGAAAGGTAAAATTGTAAAGCTCACGTGCTGGTAGTTTTcaatttctaattgttttttttttttttttcatttataggCGAATATACATTTTTAGATGAGGTGAGAACCCGAACATATACCGATTCCACTATACACACCACTGCCCAGGCAATTGTGCACCTAAATAACTATATGGAAGAACCCTTACTGGGAGAACAAGATGACGTTCTTGCGTATTGGACAAATTATAAAGCTTGCGATCCTTTGCGTGACATTGCCTTGAGATATTTGATTGTCCCTGCATCATCCGTTCCTTCGGAAAGAGTCAACTCAACTGCTGGGAACACGATCACTGACAAACGTGCTAGGCTGTCGCCAAGCTTGGCGGAACGGTTAATATTTCTAAAcgaaaatttcaagtttttaaaGTTGTAGAAGCATGATCAGTCAAACTTGCGctggttttaattttaatatgttaagaaaatcaaattttcttttaaataaaCAACCTTGTTATGTCTTTCATCTAAATTTTTATATGTTGAATATCACATTAATTCCGTCAAATGGGCGTGTTCTCTTGTTCGACAAAAAACACCTAATTTCACTGTCTTATTTTCACATTTACCCATCGAAATGACAAGACAAGCTATCATACAAATGACTCGTTACCTATTAATCACTAACACTTAGCCTGTCTTtagcaataaaaataataaataagttgGTGAGATATTTTTACGAAATTCCCCTGGTTTTGCATCGTTTTATTTCTGCTGTGGAAAGACAAAGCGAAGCACAGTACGAAAGGCCATTCTGAGTATTGACATAATGGTTCAGATATTAAACTAATCATCGATAGCGCATCTGCACTGTTCATCACGTTAAAAACTGCAAATTTTTTGAGCATCTAGAAAGCATTTTATTTGTTATATatatcacgaaaaatgaatgaaaCTATTTTTACATTGCAACATAAACTAAAACTTTGCTAAATGTCTAAAGGCGGTAAAGGAGGCAAAGTTCCGTTCGTCTCGCGCTGGTCTCCGATTCCCGGTAGGCTGCATTCACCGTCTGCTGCGGAAGAGAAACTGTGCCGGACGCGTTGGTGCTGGTGCTCCCGTATGTCTGGCAGCATAGATGCAATATTTGGTTGTAGAAGCTTTGTTGAAGATGGTCCGCACTATTTCGCGTCATCTACAATTGGTCATACGTAACGACGGGGAGTTGAGCAAACTTCTGTCCGGTGTCATTATTGCACAAGGAGGAGTTCAGCCAAACATTCAAGTTGTTTTGTAGCCCAAGAAGCCGAACAAGAAGGCCTGAACCAATGTCACCATCTAACGAATAACAATAACTTTGATAAACTTGCAATGAGTAGATTGCTTGATCTTACTGTTTCACTGTaacgagaaaaacaaaaattcggaTATATCAACACTTCACCATTTTTGACACTTTTATAAAACAGTTCTCCTATATGCTAAATAGATGCAATGAAAAACTAAAGATGAACTGGTTTAAAGAGTTTAAAACTCGTTTTAAACTGTCAACTGTCAAACCaatgtcaaattatcgatatttatcgatattatcgataaaaaGCCGGGAaatatcgattgttatcgatatccgttttgggcgatatttcccatcactacttgtgtcagggccaataaaCATACACGGAAAACGAAAAGTACCCAAATTCATGTCGTTTTCACTCAACGGAGTCGTTCCGTGCAGGAAGCCGATTTTGAGTAATTGTAGATTAATTTAATAGTAGGTGTATAGCACTCAGTGTAATAATACGTCAAAAATACTCAACGATGATTTCACTCTTTTATACTTCATATTGATAAGTTTTATTCGATTGATTTAACATTAtttggaaatagaaaataattgaaaaacaatctataaaatctatcttAGTATTTATTCAAGTACCTTCCAATTTGGGATCACTGGCTTCATCAATTTTCCCTGTTAGCGCCTCCGCTTCAACTCCATTCTCACAATTCATTGTTAATCTTGTTTTTAATTGACGGCTATTATTAACAAACAGATACACATAAACCGTTCGTCACTTAAAATCACTAACTCAGTGTCAAAACTACCAATTTTTACTAATATTTGCCACTTTCTTGAAATCAATCTCATCACTtgggttttcaatttttcaaccagtttgatttttcatccaatGTTGGGTTCAAAATACTCAACGTTGGCTTTTTATCAAAACACCGCCATTGAGTGAGAGCATGTTTAAAATCTATCAAGTTGAAATGACTCAGCGTTCGCATTgcaaaaatacccaacacgtaaGTTGTATAatgtcaaaaacatcatatcattgatatgatgtttttgataatgTTTACATCATTTCAGGTAGTTTGTACCCACTGGTTGGgtagattttgttttccgtgtagactctgatttggaccaccgccagtgataccaaatgtgcagatttgtctgcaaaacgcagatttttggagtccgtgtgcagatatttattgatttgcagatatttgcagtttttccacgtttctgcagatttttgtcagaatctccttatatttgcgcagattttcttgaaatgtgtgcagatttttacagacttttgcctgcgcgagcgaaattttttcggatcacggatagatttttttcagatttcgagcacatttttccgggttttcgagcagttgaagacatttttcaaaaacatctggcatctctgaccaCCGCTGAAAATGCCCTAATTGTCAatttgtgaaaacaaaagcaaaaatattttcttctctTTCGCAAGCAAAAAGAAACAGACAAATAtcagcagggatgccacatgtacagattaatctgtattttacagatttttggccgaagtaacggtacagaatctgtgtatacagatatacagattttcgtcgaaaagtacagatttacagatttttcgaaattgacattaatttttataaacactAGAAACTTtgtttcattaaatattaagcaaattgaacatattttcaactcctcacacgttaaaaattttgtttatgtaccataaaaacttaaaaaatacaaagttctttatgtttaaacaatacagattttttttacagatatctttgttccagatacagatgctcagatttattcaagggaaaacacagatttaaatgtggcaaccctgaatATCAGCAGAGTCTACACAGACTACAGTGACTCAGGGCCAATTTCGATCATCACGGCAGCAAGCATTTAAAGTTAATGCAGTGAAGTGACGTTTTACGTTAATAGCTGGTAAGTTTGTTATATATTATAGAAAACGGCGTAAATGGAAATACGACGCGTGTATGCATGCAAGCTATTTGAACAAGCATTAACTCAAAGTCTgataagaaaaaaagttatagttTTGAATCAAGTGCCCCTAAGACAAATTGTTGAATTATTCCAATACATCAAAAAGAGTTAAAACTGTTAGGATACGTTTAGACTACTAGACATGTCGGTCTGATTTTGAGGATTTTAACCTAGGACAGGACGTAAcaagtggcttctagttattctttttttttgttctaaattGCTCTcatgaaaattttgatttttcgtTACGACGCTTGCAAGTGtttccaaaattaaaaataaagaaaataccAATATCAAGGTTTTCCAAGTTCtcgatttcaattttaattaatttatttgatTATGCTTGCTCATAGAATCTTGAATTGATTTAAAgatatccggactacttcgtgattagggcaAATCTTACAATGACTACGAAACTCAGAAGagacaaacaaagttttcaatcaCAAATTCAAATCCTAAACAACGGTGCACAGTTTGTTTCACCGAACTCAGCaatctttttaacgagttctcaacagctgagccatcagtaatctgttcagcaatttatttgcttgacgagtgctcggtaattttttcattctcgctgaaacttcaaacatagaagatagctcagtaaaaatttaagaatcgttcatcaaaaattgctgcatgagTCGATATTTACAAAGCTGACTATTTGTCACGAACTACCAAGCGTTCtgtaaatttacaaagctgacgatTCGTCACAAAATACCGAGCATTCTGTAaacgtaaagttttttcatggttACAAGAGAAATATGAACCATTGTGATAGTTGCTATTGCAattgttgaataattttataaagggATTTCGGATTGTTTAGATCGATTATACTGGTGTTCCCAGCACATTCGAGTGAAAACTTGTACGTTTAATGTTATGATGAATACAGGCTTTTAATTGCAGGCTTCTAATAAACTGCTCTcctgtggtggaaaaatttccatatgctgactgaatagatcgtgtacctccacgtcgtttttttttttttagatttgaaAGTAAGATATCCATTTAatatttgaagtagaatacttctctcaggaagttcggctacatagggatgtgaaagtgaaaatctaaaaccgaaaaaagtaagaaatatgtccaatttcaaatgctaataaatcggttagttttcgatggatttccttcgtttttgcagtaatcgattagaaaatcttataagattcctaccaaatgcaggaaatcgcaattttattattcgaactattttattattgaaaattcttaagccttgtcaaaacacaaaattcgacctctgattgggaaaccaagcacggtcgacagagttatgaacctagtaaattgggaatgcattatttggcctatataagagccttcatcagatattaaacagacatttcatcagatattaaattgaacaactgaaatttgaagaacacaaatgaatatttgaggAGTTAATATttcctcgttttgcgctataatccaaagttaattatcttcatctacatgcatattCTGACtcttattacgtgtttgcgtcgcttaagcctgtagtacactctttttctaatggtcaaatatttgaccttctgacataatggtcaaatttatttgacatcatggttgttgtttgcccgtgtttgccccatgttaaaattggagagtgacaaataattatctttgaccaaatttttatctgtcaaaaagtgacaaatatttgacgctcggtcaaagagtgtactacaggctttagtgtttggctacggttattttttttaaggagaggatttgttagtagcttaagtatttatgataaatattagtaaataatgagtatgtgttagagatggtcgggtacgggtatttttacccgaaacccgtacccgacgggttcgggtcgggtttcgggtaacgccaaaaaatattctacgggttcgggtcgggtacgggtaattaaaaaaccaaggcttcgggttcgggtcgggtacgggtttgaaaaattctcaattggtcgggtacgggtcgggtacgggtaattcaattttcgtgcattgtgagaattcaatttttatcatttcaagcctgggtgttttcttaatgtcgataatcggtaagatcggagagaaaatcgcccatcatcactcaacgagagatcgcccactacctattctgacagttgtcggcagtctatgcaccaagggaatgacatcatgctatcgctttcttatgttagattgaatagttcttcctgcaacggttttgatttaaatggagtttttgtcgggcttttttcataactgtcaggaaaaccgcggagcattgcacagtggggcgacttaatacaaatgcttgccaagtaaaaaaaagtgtcgataaatacgacaaaaatatggtatatacttaattttggggtgctgaacacgaatctcca encodes:
- the LOC129724162 gene encoding E3 SUMO-protein ligase ZBED1-like isoform X2, which produces MQLHHPKELRAAESGASLSLSDSSKSDELQVGSHNNKIDSIVNKQNRQLSLRKYIKRSGAAYISSSNKKLELDRALTRFIIKDIQPLSIVDDTGFADFVRTLDPRYPMPSRRHLRDVLLDKAYNNTVGHIYDILRPIKFIAITFDGWTSRTTQSYLVITAHFLLDSGLAVVTLAVQPIQSRATSKNLKALVNSVLSKFPGVSVMCAVTDCGSNMIQTCELLKMRNMPCAAHKIQRIVVIAIAKTESFLDAKKEENLLEGLFVDDEYDAITHNDSSANRLLEQEMAKRGQQPMKLMQPCKTHWNSLFYLLESAQKIGDPLYQVLYQCDKWELKLNLAEEHLIPQILRILKPFVTATTKLSGDSYPTINLVIPTTKQILVDLENLQRTEENDLFEAGDTIKVTGDECVKIESRDALRFLEDIQTLTKERMMEYEIRTITGISTILDPRFKKHAFVSEGNYRTMAERLKEELKAEIVAANTRMRAERSDISISRPTKKGEYTFLDEVRTRTYTDSTIHTTAQAIVHLNNYMEEPLLGEQDDVLAYWTNYKACDPLRDIALRYLIVPASSVPSERVNSTAGNTITDKRARLSPSLAERLIFLNENFKFLKL
- the LOC129724162 gene encoding E3 SUMO-protein ligase ZBED1-like isoform X1, which translates into the protein MQLHHPKELRAAESGASLSLSDSSKSDELQVGSHNNKIDSIVNKQNRQLSLRKYIKRSGAAYISSSNKKLELDRALTRFIIKDIQPLSIVDDTGFADFVRTLDPRYPMPSRRHLRDVLLDKAYNNTVGHIYDILRPIKFIAITFDGWTSRTTQSYLVITAHFLLDSGLAVVTLAVQPIQSRATSKNLKALVNSVLSKFPGVSVMCAVTDCGSNMIQTCELLKMRNMPCAAHKIQRIVVIAIAKTESFLDAKKEENLLEGLFVDDEYDAITHNESVSVYAVIAKLKKIATFFHHSSSANRLLEQEMAKRGQQPMKLMQPCKTHWNSLFYLLESAQKIGDPLYQVLYQCDKWELKLNLAEEHLIPQILRILKPFVTATTKLSGDSYPTINLVIPTTKQILVDLENLQRTEENDLFEAGDTIKVTGDECVKIESRDALRFLEDIQTLTKERMMEYEIRTITGISTILDPRFKKHAFVSEGNYRTMAERLKEELKAEIVAANTRMRAERSDISISRPTKKGEYTFLDEVRTRTYTDSTIHTTAQAIVHLNNYMEEPLLGEQDDVLAYWTNYKACDPLRDIALRYLIVPASSVPSERVNSTAGNTITDKRARLSPSLAERLIFLNENFKFLKL
- the LOC129724162 gene encoding E3 SUMO-protein ligase ZBED1-like isoform X3; the encoded protein is MPSRRHLRDVLLDKAYNNTVGHIYDILRPIKFIAITFDGWTSRTTQSYLVITAHFLLDSGLAVVTLAVQPIQSRATSKNLKALVNSVLSKFPGVSVMCAVTDCGSNMIQTCELLKMRNMPCAAHKIQRIVVIAIAKTESFLDAKKEENLLEGLFVDDEYDAITHNESVSVYAVIAKLKKIATFFHHSSSANRLLEQEMAKRGQQPMKLMQPCKTHWNSLFYLLESAQKIGDPLYQVLYQCDKWELKLNLAEEHLIPQILRILKPFVTATTKLSGDSYPTINLVIPTTKQILVDLENLQRTEENDLFEAGDTIKVTGDECVKIESRDALRFLEDIQTLTKERMMEYEIRTITGISTILDPRFKKHAFVSEGNYRTMAERLKEELKAEIVAANTRMRAERSDISISRPTKKGEYTFLDEVRTRTYTDSTIHTTAQAIVHLNNYMEEPLLGEQDDVLAYWTNYKACDPLRDIALRYLIVPASSVPSERVNSTAGNTITDKRARLSPSLAERLIFLNENFKFLKL